In Pseudoalteromonas xiamenensis, the following are encoded in one genomic region:
- the dsbC gene encoding bifunctional protein-disulfide isomerase/oxidoreductase DsbC — translation MKRIVLAAALLCGFGAQAEVEVQAAPSTEVAATPSPVVAKFAQLGIAVKEVRSNPIAGLVTLITDKGVLYGSPDGQYLIQGTLLDIDSRENLTENALSDVRKAGVSEFEDSMIVYKAENEKHQITVFTDITCGYCRKLHRELQDYLNAGITVRYMAFPRGGLRGKGYEDLRNVWCAKDNHKALTEAKAGNDVAKVEGCNAPVAEHYQLGQSFGISGTPAIILEDGTMIPGYQPADSLAQILDEHAKKS, via the coding sequence ATGAAAAGAATAGTATTAGCGGCGGCACTTTTGTGCGGCTTTGGTGCTCAGGCTGAAGTGGAAGTACAAGCTGCACCATCAACGGAAGTTGCGGCAACCCCATCACCTGTTGTGGCGAAATTTGCGCAATTGGGCATTGCGGTAAAAGAAGTGCGTTCAAATCCAATTGCGGGTTTGGTCACGTTAATTACGGACAAAGGTGTGTTGTACGGTAGTCCTGATGGTCAGTATCTTATTCAGGGCACTCTTTTGGACATTGATAGCCGTGAAAACCTGACGGAAAATGCGTTGAGTGATGTCCGTAAAGCGGGCGTTTCAGAATTTGAAGACTCAATGATCGTATACAAAGCGGAAAATGAAAAACACCAAATTACAGTGTTTACGGACATTACCTGCGGTTATTGCCGTAAATTACATCGTGAACTTCAAGATTACTTAAACGCTGGCATTACAGTGCGCTATATGGCTTTCCCTCGCGGTGGTTTGCGTGGTAAAGGCTACGAAGATCTTCGTAATGTATGGTGTGCAAAAGATAACCACAAAGCGCTTACTGAAGCAAAAGCAGGTAATGATGTTGCTAAAGTTGAGGGTTGTAATGCGCCAGTTGCAGAGCATTATCAACTAGGTCAAAGCTTTGGTATTTCTGGTACGCCAGCGATTATTCTAGAAGATGGTACGATGATCCCAGGTTATCAACCAGCGGATAGCCTTGCTCAAATTTTAGATGAGCATGCTAAGAAATCGTAA
- the xerD gene encoding site-specific tyrosine recombinase XerD produces the protein MSTSNDESLVKQIDPRNETLIEEFLDNLYLEQGLSDNTISSYRNDLIKFAQFIGELQWADVQHLTVEAYLAYRTDAGLKSRSTARALSALKRFFQYMQRDHQLTDSPLKNIAQPKIGQSLPKTLTETEVDALLSAPDVSEPMGMRDKAMLELLYATGLRVSELVGLRMEQVNLRQGVVLVRGKGGKERLVPMGEEAQDWILRFLQEGRPSMIKHATDFLFPSKRGIGMTRQTFWHRIKHYAILAQVVSPLSPHTLRHAFATHLLNHGADLRVVQMMLGHSDLSTTQIYTHVASERLKSLHQTHHPRA, from the coding sequence ATGAGTACAAGTAACGACGAATCGTTGGTTAAACAAATAGATCCAAGGAATGAAACACTTATCGAAGAGTTTTTAGACAACTTGTACCTTGAACAAGGTTTGAGTGACAACACAATCTCATCCTATCGAAATGATTTAATTAAGTTTGCGCAGTTTATTGGTGAGTTACAGTGGGCCGACGTTCAGCATTTAACGGTAGAAGCCTATTTAGCCTATCGTACAGACGCTGGACTTAAATCCAGAAGTACAGCGCGTGCGCTTAGTGCGCTGAAGCGATTCTTTCAGTATATGCAACGTGACCATCAGTTGACCGACTCTCCATTAAAGAATATTGCTCAGCCGAAAATTGGGCAGTCGTTACCAAAAACCCTAACAGAAACAGAGGTTGATGCGTTGCTAAGCGCGCCGGATGTGTCGGAACCGATGGGAATGCGTGACAAGGCAATGCTTGAGTTACTGTATGCCACAGGCCTTCGAGTGAGTGAGCTTGTTGGGCTGCGAATGGAGCAAGTTAATTTACGACAAGGAGTGGTTCTGGTCAGAGGTAAAGGGGGTAAAGAGCGTTTGGTGCCAATGGGAGAAGAAGCACAAGATTGGATATTGCGATTTTTGCAAGAGGGTAGACCTAGCATGATCAAACACGCGACCGATTTTCTATTTCCATCTAAGCGAGGAATAGGAATGACGCGACAAACTTTTTGGCATCGAATCAAACACTATGCTATTTTGGCTCAAGTTGTGTCACCGTTATCACCACACACGTTACGCCATGCATTTGCTACACATTTGTTAAATCATGGTGCGGATCTCCGAGTGGTACAAATGATGTTAGGTCACAGTGACTTGTCGACTACCCAAATTTATACGCATGTGGCAAGTGAGCGTTTGAAATCACTGCATCAAACTCATCATCCTCGTGCGTAA
- a CDS encoding HAD family hydrolase has protein sequence MDIQAILFDFDGTLVDSEVLHYLSWVKVLAPFSIVYSESDFCDEFSGVPTLETAEILRLRHQLPLNAQTLTEQKNQHFVETSKTLPPTLMPNAKAILQESARDFRLALVTGSSRAEAIPVLQHYGLLELFEVVICKEDVENPKPSAEPYLKALKAMQLSAYEAVAMEDSATGLVSAKSAALYCVVIPHQHSEKQDFAQADHRASDLSHAFFHVQSLASHKN, from the coding sequence ATGGATATTCAAGCAATTTTATTCGATTTTGATGGCACTTTAGTCGATTCTGAAGTGTTGCATTATTTGAGTTGGGTAAAAGTGCTGGCTCCTTTTTCAATTGTATACAGCGAATCAGATTTTTGTGATGAGTTTTCGGGAGTGCCAACCTTAGAAACCGCTGAAATTCTTCGATTAAGACATCAACTACCACTGAATGCCCAAACGCTCACCGAGCAAAAAAATCAACATTTCGTGGAAACCTCAAAAACACTTCCTCCGACGTTGATGCCAAACGCAAAAGCAATTTTGCAAGAAAGCGCGCGTGATTTTCGTCTTGCTTTAGTTACGGGAAGTAGCCGTGCAGAAGCAATTCCCGTGTTACAACACTATGGCCTTCTTGAGCTATTTGAAGTAGTGATTTGCAAAGAGGATGTGGAAAACCCTAAGCCCTCTGCGGAGCCTTATCTAAAAGCGTTAAAGGCAATGCAGCTATCGGCTTACGAGGCAGTGGCGATGGAAGATTCTGCAACCGGTTTAGTCTCCGCAAAGTCAGCTGCGTTATATTGCGTTGTAATCCCTCACCAGCATTCGGAAAAGCAGGATTTTGCTCAAGCGGATCACCGAGCGTCTGACTTATCGCATGCTTTTTTTCACGTTCAGTCACTCGCAAGCCATAAAAACTAG